The Penicillium oxalicum strain HP7-1 chromosome IV, whole genome shotgun sequence genome contains a region encoding:
- a CDS encoding Citrinin biosynthesis cluster MFS transporter mrr1: protein MPARQPFDSTTTTPRLSMERRESTDQPDETADMKETSHPSLEGDDHDKETDVESAQEPLSSSEKPADKDPNLVEWDGPDDPGNPQNFSRRRKWLITVTMSTMTMWITFASSVFSTATMVTAKEFGVSTEVMTLGTSLTVFGFALGPLFWAPLSELYGRRLPLFSGYAVFAIFQIPVAVAQNIQTIMVCRFLVGVFGCSPLAVVGGAMADLWNPIDRAVAIAMFSSATFLGPVLGPIIGGFLTDSYLGWRWTAWITLITSSFFGLLALFIVPETYAPKLLQQRAARLRRETKNWALHSFLDEHEPSLAEIGQKYLLRPLQMLVMEPILICMTIYLALVYGILYLFFEAYPISFNLVRGWTSLGVAALPFIGIMIGVLFGAALIIYTTKTRFARKLAKHGKVVPEERLVPMMVASVLLHRPIGSLGLNYIIDVYMMFANSAIAANTLIRSALGGAFPLFATQMYTNLGVDWASSVLGFITIAMIPIPILFFFYGARIRAMSRFTPKF, encoded by the exons ATGCCTGCTCGTCAACCATTCGACTCCACAACCACGACTCCCCGTCTCAGCATGGAGCGCCGCGAGTCAACGGACCAGCCTGACGAGACTGCCGACATGAAGGAGACGTCTCACCCATCTCTCGAaggagatgatcatgatAAAGAGACCGACGTGGAAAGTGCACAAGAACCACTCTCGTCTTCCGAAAAGCCTGCCGACAAAGACCCCAACCTGGTGGAATGGGATGGGCCAGATGACCCTGGAAATCCGCAGAACTTCTCTCGGCGTCGCAAATGGTTGATCACCGTGACCATGTCCACGATGACCATGTGGATTACATTTGCCAGCAGTGTCTTCTCAACCGCTACCATGGTGACCGCGAAGGAGTTTGGGGTCTCGACCGAGGTGATGACCCTGGGAACGAGTTTGACCGTCTTCGGATTTGCTTTGGGTCCTCTCTTCTGGGCTCCTTTGAGTGAGCTCTACGGACGCCGCCTGCCTCTGTTCTCCGGATATGCAGTCTTTGCGATCTTCCAGATCCCCGTGGCCGTGGCCCAGAACATCCAGACGATCATGGTTTGTCGGTTCCTCGTCGGTGTCTTTGGTTGCTCGCCGCTCGCGGTCGTCGGCGGTGCAATGGCCGACCTCTGGAATCCCATCGATCGAGCCGTTGCCATTGCCATGTTCAGCTCGGCCACCTTCCTGGGTCCTGTCCTTGGTCCCATCATCGGCGGCTTCTTGACCGACTCGTATCTCGGCTGGCGTTGGACCGCCTGGATCACCCTGAtcacctcctccttcttcggTCTCCTCGCGCTCTTCATCGTCCCAGAGACCTACGCGCCCAAACTTCTGCAGCAACGAGCAGCTCGCCTGCGCCGCGAGACCAAAAATTGGGCTCTCCACTCCTTCCTGGACGAACACGAACCCAGTCTCGCCGAGATCGGTCAGAAATACCTCCTCCGTCCTCTCCAGATGCTCGTCATGGAACCCATCCTCATCTGCATGACCATCTACCTCGCCCTGGTCTACGGCATCCTCTACCTCTTCTTCGAAGCCTAccccatctccttcaaccTCGTCCGCGGCTGGACCAGTCTCGGCGTCGCCGCGCTCCCCTTCATCGGCATCATGATCGGTGTTCTCTTCGGTGCCGCCCTCATCATCTACACCACCAAAACCCGATTCGCCCGTAAACTCGCCAAGCACGGCAAGGTCGTGCCCGAGGAACGTCTGGTCCCCATGATGGTCGCCTCCGTCTTGTTGCATCGGCCCATCGGCTCTTTG GGTCTCAACTACATCATCGACGTCTACATGATGTTCGCCAACTCGGCCATCGCAGCGAATACCCTCATTCGATCCGCGCTCGGGGGtgccttccccctcttcgcAACTCAAATGTACACCAATCTCGGCGTCGACTGGGCATCGAGTGTCCTGGGCTTCATCACCATTGCTATGATTCCCATTCCgattctattcttcttctatGGTGCACGCATTCGTGCCATGAGTCGGTTCACTCCCAAGTTCTAA